The following is a genomic window from Bacillota bacterium.
TGCCTCTTATTTTGTCATCCTGCCTGTCCAGAGCGAAGCGTGGGGAGCGAAGCGTGGGGAGCGAAGCGGAGGGAGCGAAGCGAAGGATCTTCCCTAGCGAAGGGGACGGGCCGGGTCGGAGCCCGGTCCCTATGCCCTGGTGGCAGAATCAACACCCCGTGGAGGGGGGGCTCCGTGCCCGCCCAGTTCCCCGTTAACACACGCCGTTGCGGTGGTATTGGTAGGGGCTGGGACAGAGCCCAGCCCCTACCCGTTGGCTGAGTGGTAAACGCCTCGTCCCTACCGGCGTTTCCGGCCCCAGGCCATCTGCGTCCCGGCCAGGAGCGCCAACCCCCCGAGCAGATAGAAAGGAGTGGGCGCCTCTTCGCCGGTCTTAGGCATCACCGGCGGCACACCGATGGGTACCGGCTCCGGCGGCACCTCTAGCGGAGGTTCGGGCGGGATCTCCGGCGGCCCTATCGGCGGCTCCTCCGGCGGCACCTCTATTTCCTCGGGCGGTTTGGGTTTGGGTTTGTCGCCCCCATCCCCTCCGCCGTCATCGCTGGTTTGAGCGGTAAATATCCACTTCACACTGGCAGTCTTACCCTGGTAATCATTCCCTGTTTCCGGACCAGGGAGATGAACTGTAGCCACCAGGTTTCCGCTTTCTCCAGGACGAAAGCGACCCAAAGAAATGGTATCGCCGGCAAATCCGGCTACCGGTCCCTGGTACAACTTCTCCCCCCGGTAAGTGACCGTAAGCTCCAGCAACTCCAGTAGACCAGGCTCTAAATCAGGGCCGTCTGTTAGATCTTTGGCCTGGAGCCAAAGATCGTACCACCGGGAGTAATTATTTCGGATCTTAATAGTTGCCGTCCGGGTATCCCCTGGATTCATGTTTCTTAAATCGAACAGCTTTCCCTGTGCCAGCACCAGTACCAACCCCGCCGACTCTCCTACCAGCTCTAGATCTATCGGCTGGGCCCAGGCCGGTGCCGCTACCAACAATAACACCACCGTCATGACCACTGTCACTATAATCTTCGTTCTTGTTTTCAAACGGCTACCCTCCTTTCCGCCAGGGGGTAGATAGTCTCTAGCGGGCCGAGCCCCGGTAACCGCTGGGCCAGGCCCGGATTGGCGTTATGTTGCTTTAGGATTCTTCAGTCGCTACGCTCCTTCAGAATGACAGAACCTTCTCGGTTGTCATCCCGAGCCTCTGATTTTGTCATCCTGAGCCTCTATTCTTTGTCATCCTGAGCGTAGCGAAGGATCTTGCTTAGCGCAGGAAAGACTCCTCACTTCGTTCAGAGTGACAGTCAAGTTGGGTTCGGTGAAGTTAGGTTCGGAGTGACATAAAAGTGAGTTCGGAGTGACAAATAAGATGGTATGGACAGTTTAAGGCGACCACGGCTGCACGCCAGGCGGCAAAGAAATAAGTCCCCAAACGGTCTGGTACGCATTATGGGAAGCCTGCACCGCTTCGGCGCTAACCACGATGTCCAGGGTCTCGCCTTGATACTCCTCGCCGGTGGTAGCCGGGTCCAGGGTCACTGAAGCCAAGAGCAGTTCTGTGACCTCGCCTTGGTACAGGATAAACTTGTAGTAATACCAGCCGTCAGTATGGTGCACCCAGTTGCCGTTACTTAGATTGAGGATAACATTGTCAATGGGCAAGCTGGGATCAGACCAAACCGGAGTCAACGCCACCCGCACATAGACGCCCTTGGTGCCGATGCTCTTCACCGAGACTTCTTTGGTCGCGGTCTGGCCTGGCTGCCAAGCGGTCGGCGGTGTGAAGCTTTCTTCTACCTCAATCACCACCGTGCCGGCGGTAAATTGGTTGGTTTTAGACTCTGGGGTAGAGCCAAACCAAGCTGCAGTGCCGCCCACCACCAGCAGCCCAGCCAGAGACAAAACCAGTAAACCGATCAAAATGCTTTTTCTCATCTACTCTATCCCCTCCTTATAGGGGGTAGACACCCTTGTTACCTTTAGGGGTGACACCATCAGAAGGATCAAAATGGTATCTAACACCGAAGGCTTGATTTTCAGCCTCATGTTTACTCATCCGGCCACATGGCGTAGCTTCGGGTTGCCGTTCTTGGCGAAGGGTGAGGTTAGCGCATCGGACGCAGCAGGTCTAGACGCGCTCCGAACCGAGCCCTAGAACGGTCGAAGCGAAGTCCCGAAGTCGGGGAGTAAACACGGGCCAATGTAAAGTTGTTACCAGGATGGTATGTTACTCCAGGCGGGCCGGGCCCCGGCAGGT
Proteins encoded in this region:
- a CDS encoding LPXTG cell wall anchor domain-containing protein, with the protein product MKTRTKIIVTVVMTVVLLLVAAPAWAQPIDLELVGESAGLVLVLAQGKLFDLRNMNPGDTRTATIKIRNNYSRWYDLWLQAKDLTDGPDLEPGLLELLELTVTYRGEKLYQGPVAGFAGDTISLGRFRPGESGNLVATVHLPGPETGNDYQGKTASVKWIFTAQTSDDGGGDGGDKPKPKPPEEIEVPPEEPPIGPPEIPPEPPLEVPPEPVPIGVPPVMPKTGEEAPTPFYLLGGLALLAGTQMAWGRKRR